The DNA region CGGCTTCGCACGGGTTTTCTTCCATGAGGGGCACATGTTTGTAGGCGGCGGCGTGGAAGACTACCTGCGGCTTGTATGTCCTGAAGGCGAAGTCGAGTCTCGGGATCTGGCGGACGTCGCCGATTACCGGGACGAAGTCGAGATTCGGGTAGTTGTCTTCGAGTTCGAGGCGGAGGTTGTGCATCGGGGTCTCGGCGTTGTCGAAGAGGATGAGCCTCTTGATGCCGAAGCCGGCGAGCTGGCGGCAGAGTTCGGAGCCGATGGAGCCGGCGGCGCCGGTCACCATGACCACTTTGTCCTTGAAGTTCTCGATGATCTTTTCCATCGAGATCTTGATCTCATTTCTGCCGAGGAGGTCTTCGACCTTGATTTCTCTCGGACGGATTATTGTCTGGCCTTCCACCACTTCGTCCACCGACGGCATGATGAGGCATTTGATGCCCCTGTGGGAGCATATCTTTATAAGACGGTCTTCTTCAGCCTGGGCGTCGGTTTCTTTGGCGAAGAGTATCGCGTTGACGCCATAGTCGGAGAGTATTGCGTTGATGTCGTCTTCATTTTCAAAGTTGATGATCGGGAGCTGGTCGATCATTCCGCCTTTTCCGGTGCGGCCCGGCATAAGGAAGCCGAGCACTTTGTAGTGCGGGGATGAGTGCAGGCGGACTATCGAGGCTACGCTCTTGTCGGAGAGGCCATAGACGAGCACCCGCTTGAATTCATTTCTCTCGAGGATACGCTGGTTGACTATATCGTAGGCCACGATCATCAGGATCCTGACTCCGATCAGCAGGAAGAAGGTCAGGAAGAAGTCGAGCACGAGCACTATTCCGATGGCATAGCTGAAGCGGCCGAAAGCGAACATGGCTACGGCGACCAGTAGGACTTTGCCTATAGCCGCTGTCGCGAAGCGGACGAGGTCCTTGATGCCGAGATGACGGATGATGATCCTGTAGCATCTTGTAAGCAGGAGGGTCACAGCGGAGATTCCTGCGGATAGTATGCTGTATAGGAGGATATGTCGTCCTGCGAATGACCTGGAGGTATCGAGAAGGTTGACGGTAAGAAGCACGACCACCGAGGCAAGTACGGAGAGAAATACGTCTGTCGCGTAGATAAGACGTTTGCTCAAGTACTTGCTTTTCAGTTCGTTAAGTTTAGCGAATAACATAAGGGTTGGGAATGAAAGGAATGACAGCGGACAACTAGAAAAGGTCACCCAGGGAAGTCCATGAGTGGCACATTTCTTTATCGGGACGGCTCTTTCCGGTCCGCACTATCCAGCAACGGTTTCCGGTTCGGAGGCCATATGTCATCACAAAATTATTAGTTTAGATTATCTTTACAAATATAGAAAATCGTTGTCAGTAATCCAAAAGAAATATGCTGCAAGGGCGTTTTTGTCTATTTCGCGGCATTTCGAATGGTTCGATAGGGTTCAATATTTGTATTTTTAATATATTATGCTTAGTTTTGCGGTGTAATATATAATTATTTGGTATATTATGGAAGATATTAAATGGATGACGGATGCTACTATCCTGGAGCATGTAGGTTCAAGGGTAAGGGAATGGCGTCTGGAGGTCGGCCTCTCGCAGAAGGATTTGGCTGCCAAAGCTTTGCTGTCTCTTCAGACAGTGCAGAAACTGGAGAAAGGGAAAGGCGCAAGTCTGTTTAATCTTATACGTATCTTGCGTATTGCGGGCAGGCTTGATGCCCTGGAGGCGTTTACCACCGAGAGGGAAATTTCCCCTATCGCGCTCGAGAAGCTGAATTCGCATAACAAGGTCCGTCAGAGGGCTCCTAAACGTAAGAAGGATGAAAACGCTGAAGGTACTCCTTTATGGTAGGCAGATAGGGACGCTGGCGCTTTTGCCTAGCGGTTTCTGCTCATTCGAATATACGGCTGAGTTCTGCCGTTCCGGCATGGAGCCATCGCCTCTGCATATGCCGGCGGTCGAGGGCAGGGTCTATATGTTCCCGAATCTTGCCCGCGAGACGTTCAGCGGGCTGCCGGGAATGATTGCGGATTCGCTGCCGGACCGGTTCGGACAGGCTCTGCTGGACCAGTGGCTTACGAGTCAGGGACGGTCTGCCGGAGGGGCGAATGCGCTGGAGAAGCTGGCGTACCAGGGAAGACGCTGCATGGGCGCGCTGACTTATGAGCCTGCGGCCGACGTACGTATGAACAAGAGTTCCGTGATTGAGATGGAGAGTCTGGTGGAGACGGCGAGGAAGGCGCTCTCGTCGAAGGAGGGATTCCAGTCGACGTTTGATGATGATGAGCAGGCGATTCTGGATATTCTGAAGATCGGGACTTCGGCCGGGGGCCAGAGGGCGAAGGCTGTGATTGCGGTGAATGACAAGACTAAGGAAATCCGTTCGGGCCAGGTTGCGGCTCCGGAGGGGTTCCGCTACTGGATCCTGAAGTTTGACGGGTTTGATTCGAATGGGGTTACGACGGAGCCGGCGGATTTCGGGAGGATTGAGTATGCATTCTCGGAGTGTGTGCGCCGGGCGGGGATCCGAATGACTGAGTGCCGGCTGAAGGAGGAGAATGGCAGGGCTCATTTCATGACGGAGCGGTTTGACCGGGTTGCTTCGGGAAAGCTGCACATGCAGACGCTGTGCGGGCTGGCGCATTATGATTTCAATATGTCGGGGGCCTATTCTTATGAGCAGGCTTTCGAGGTCATGCGACGGCTGGGCTTGTCGTACGAGGAGATGCAGGAGATGTTCCGGAGAATGGCGTTCAATGTCATGTGCATGAACATGGACGACCATACGAAGAATATTTCGTTTCTGATGGACCGGTCGGGCCGGTGGTCGCTCTCCCCTGCCTATGATATGCTATACAGCTATAACCCGGAGGGACAGTTTGCCTATGCCCACCAGATGACTGTCGCAGGGAAGCGTGCCGGGATCACCCGGGAGGATCTTCTGTCGGTCGCTTCAGAGCAGGGCATCCTCCGGCCGGGGGAGATTCTGCAGGAAGTACGGGACGCAGTGCTTGACTTCGCCTCGGTCGCTTCTTCGGTCGGGATCCGGCAGGCGAATATCCGCCGGATCACCTCGGACATTTCGCAGAATCTGCACGACGGCGGGTTCTAGGGAGGCGCCGTGTTATATATGCGTTTTTAATACATTAACTGCAGCTTTGATGGTTAATGTATTATTTTTATATACTTTATTATCTATTTATATTATTTCCAATGGAATTTATCGACTGATCCACTTTATCATTTCTGGTGGATTCTACCTATTGATTTACTTTTTCCGTTCCTGGAGGATCCTCCCTGTTTATATACGTTATCATCTCTGGTCGTTTTTTCCTATTTATATACTTTTTTCCATTTCTGGCGGATTTCCCCTACTGATATACTTTTTCCGTTCCTGGAGGATCCTCCCTGTTTATATACGTTATCATCTCCGTTCGTTTTTTCCTGCTGAGGGGGCAAGGATGTGCCACTGAGAGGGCTGCAGGGCATAGTGCTGCACCCTCAACCCAGTATTTCGGCCGCTGAGGGGGCAAGAATGTCCCACAGAGATGCGTGCAAGGCATTGTGCCGCACCCTCAACCCGGTATTTCAGCAGCTGAGGGGGCAAGGATGTGCCGCAGAGGTACCTGCAGGGCATTGTGCCGCACCCTCAACCCAGTATTTCGACAGCTGAGGGAGCAAGGAAGTGCCACAGAGGTGCGTGCAGGGCATTGTGCCGCACCCTCAACCCAGTATTTCGGCAGCTGAGGGGGCAAGGATGTGCCACAGAGATGCGCGCAGGGCATTATGCTGCACCCTCAACCCGGTATTTCGGCCGGCGAGGGGGCAAGGATGTGCCACAGAGGTACGTGCAGGGCATGTCGCTGCACCCTCAACCCTGTTTTTCGGCAGCTGAGGGGGCAAGGATGTGCCACAGAGGTGCCTGCAGGGCATGCGGCTGCACCCTCAACCCAGTTTTTCGGGCGCTGAGGGGGCAAGGAAGTGCCCCTGAGGTGCGTGCAGGGCATGCCGCTGCACCCTCAACCCAGTATTCCGGCAGCTGAGGGGGCAAGCACATGCCGCAGAACCCACTGCAACCCATACTCCTGCACCCTCAACTGGAGAATCAATAGAGTTTTTCTGCGATTGTTTTATCGATGCCAAGAATACGACTCATTTGCGAAGCATTGATGAAGAACTTCTTCCGCAAAATAGCCGCTAAACTCAGCAGATCCTCCGAACCAAGACTTTCCAATGAATCGACATTAAAATTCCGGCGAAGAATATCCTTCATCCTAACCAGAATGTCCCGATCCGAATATTCGATCCTGGACGCAATCCCGGAATCCACCTCCACTTCCTGTTCAGTAGAATCACGATGCAACATATAGAAAAAATCTATATTGCCATTAAATTTCGAGACAACTGTCTGATAATCAACAAATGAACTATTCAGGATCATTCCATCAACGTACTCATAACTATCCGGAAGCAGAATATGAGTATGGAATAGTTTCCGATACTCCCGGTATTTCAGATCTCCTATTTTACGGACATCCGGCAAATGATTCCCATGATGATTAAACACATCCGCAGAACTCCACGGATATTCCATCGGAGAATCAATCTTTGCTTTAAGAGGATTTCGCAGAATATACACGATGACATTCCTGAGCTGACGAAGATCCGCAATCGGAACTATCTGTTTCCCTCCATATGAGAGCGGCAGATCAGGAAATCTGCGGACAAGACGCCTTACGATAGTAACAAAATAATTGTTGCAGTCATCATATGACCCTGCCAAAAGAATATGCATATGGTTATTCATCAGGCAGTAGCACAGAATCCGGACAGGATATTTCTGCTTAACAAGAGCAATAGTATTCACCCCATACCGAAAATCTTCCTTTGATTTGAAAATAAGCCCCTTATCAAGGGCGTTCATGGAAATATGATAATATCTATCCATCTTTTTTTCCCATAAATATAATCGGATATAGTTTTCAAAATACAGGGTGAAATAATTTAAACACGATTTTTAAAAAGATTTTTATGATTTTTAATCTGCAAAGTTTACTGCTGAGGGGGCAAGGATGTGCCGCAGAGATGCGTGCAGGGCATTGTGCTGCACCCTCAACCCAGTATTTTGGCCGGTGAGGGGGCAAGGAAGTGCCACAGAGGTACCTGCAGGGCATGCGGCTGCACCCTCAACACAGTATTTCGACAGCTGAGGGGGCAAGGAAGTGCCACAGAAGTGCGTGCAAGGCATGCCGCTGCACCCTCAACCCTGTTTTTCGGGCGCTGAGGGGGCAAGGATGTGCCACGGAGGTGCGTGCAGGGTATTGTGCTGCACCCTCGACCCAGTATTTCGACAGCTGAGGGGGCAAGGATGTGCCACAGAGATGCGTGCAGGGCATTGCGCTGCACCCTCAACCCTGTATTTCGGCAGCTGAGGGGGCAAGGAAGTGCCACAGAGGTACCTACAGGGCATTATGCTGCACCCTCAACCCGGTATTTCGGCCGGTGAGGGGGCAAGGATGTGCCGCAGAAGTGCGTGCAGGGCATTGTGCTGCACCCTCAACCCGGTTTTTCGGCCGCTGAGGGGCAAGGATGTACCACATAGGTACGTGCAGGGCATTATGCTGCACCCTCAACCCTGTATTTCGGCAGCTGAGGGGGCAAGGATGTGCCACAGAGATGCGTGCAGGGCATGTCGCTGCACCCTCAGCACTGGCAGCACAGCACCTCAACCCAGTATTTCGGCAACTGAGGGGGCGAGGATGTGCCACTGAGGTACGTGCAGGGCATGTCGCTGCACCCTCAACACTGGCAGCACAGCACCTCAACCCGGTATTTCGGCAGGTGAGGGGGCAAGGAAGTGCCACAGAGAGGGCTGCAAGGTATTGTGCTGCACCCTCAACCCGGGATTTCGGCCGGTGAGGGGGCAAGGTTGTGCCACAGAGGTGCGTGCAGGGCATGTCGCTGCACCCTCAACCCTGGCAGCACGGCACCTCAACCCAGTATTTCGGCAGCTGAGGGGGCAAGGATGTGCCACAGAGATGCGTGCAGGGCAATGCGCTGCACCCTCAACCCGGTATTTTGGCCGGCGAGGGGGCAAGGATGTGCCACAGAGATGCGTGCAGGGCATTGCGCTGCACCCTCAGCACTGTTTTGCTGCACCCTCAGCACTGGAAAGGGATAAGGAAGAGGCGACAGCGGTGGGATCGGAGGAACTGTTCTGCCGGGAAAAGACCTAGTTGTGGTAGGTCATGGGGAGATGGATGCGCTGGAGGGAGTCGAGGGGGATGACGGGCTGTTCGATGCCGGACGGGTATGGGCGGCGGGAGAACTGGGCGAAGTACTGGAGGCAGGCGTCGCGCCACCAGGCGGCGTCGGCGGCCTGGATCTGCAGCTTTTCGTGGATGGACTTCCAGCGGTCACGGTCCACATACATGCGAAGGGATTCCCAGAGCTCGACATTGGCGCGCGTCGCCTTTACGCCGCGGTCATAACGGTAGCAGAGCTCGTCCCAAAGGGTGTTTCCGCTGCGCATCTTGTGGTCCCACGGAACATGGTGGAACCAGAGAAGATACTTCTCAGGGCACGTCCTGATATCATCAATGCGGGTACAGAAAGGATCATTGTACTGCAACACGGCGGCAGAACCGTCGACCGTCCTGTCGAAACCGAGGCCGATGGTATCGGCACGATGATAGTAGGACGGCAGCCAGTCAGGACGGGCGCCAGGAATGTCGCACCATGGTTCCGGACCATAATGGTGCTCCCAGGCAAAGATGTGATGCAGCCCCAGCGGCATCATGTAATCGACACATGTCTCCCAGGAGGAGAGCATCATCGCTTTGACAGGCTCGACGAACTTTTCGGTGAACCTGCGTCTGGACACGAAAAAAGGACGCGGGAAGGTCAGCCGGATCCACTCGTCCGCAATCTGGGCGGAACTGAGGGATGGATCCCACGCAAGCCGGCCGAAAGCGTACCAGTTAGCCTGGGCGAAGATATTTCCGCACCAGTTCTCATCCTGGCCAACATTGGCGACTCCGGCGATGATCGGACCCGACACACGGGAGACCAGCGAGCCCGGACCGTCACGATACGTGTCCGAATCCAGGAATTCCTTCCACATAGGCGCGAGGAAGACCGAATGGTTTCCCTGCCCGAGGTACTCCTGGGTTATCTGCAGCTCCGGAGCGAGAGAGGTACGGCGCATGGCACCGAACAAAGGGCTGTAAGGCTCCCGGGGCTGGAAATCGATAGGGCCATTCTTGACTTGAATGGCAACATTGTCGGCGAATTTGCCGTCGAGGGGCATGAATTCGTCGTAAGCTTGCATCGCCCGATCCGGGCTTCCGGCGCTATAGACAAAAGCGCGCCACATAACTATGCCCCCGTGGTCCACGAGAGCATTTGCAAGCATATTGGCGCCGTCCACATGGGTACGTCCGAAGTCCTGGGGGCCCGGCTGGCCTTCACTCGAGGCCTTGACAAGGAAACCTCCGAAGTCGGGGATAAGTCCGTAGATTTCGTCTGTCTTGTCGTTCCACCATTTCTTCACCGCCTTGTCCAGAGGATCGGCTGTAGATAGGATTGTGCTGTCAGCTCCGGAGCCTACATGCATAGGAGAAGCGAAGTTGACGGATAGATAAACCTTGATCCCGTAATGCCGGAGAATGTCGGCGATCTTCCCTACACGCACGAGATGCTCGTGGTCCAGGATTGCGGGAGAGGCATTGACATTGTTAAGTACTATTCCGTTGATTCCGATTTTCTGGTTGAGCGCACCATATTCGGAGATTCTTTCGACTGGCAGTTCGCCCGAGGTCCATCCCCAGATGGAGTGGCCCGCGTACCCGCGTTCAACAGTATCGTCAAGGTTGTCCCAGTGGTTTAGAATACGGTAGGAATAGGCAGGCGCCGCATCACGCGGAACCTGTCCATCCAACCATAGGTTATCGTGTCCGCGGGCACAACCCGTGACGATAACCGACACTAACACTAACACTTTTAACAACTTAAAGTTGCACACGGATAACTAATATATAAAAACTAACTAAACCGCCAAATTTATTTAATCATCCAGACCTTCAATTGTCTGGATATTGCCCTCGGCATCATACTTGAGCTCGCAGACCTTGAGGCTGCGGAGCCATGTACGGGCGCCTGAAGGGACAGAATCATGGTGGAAGAGCCACCATTTGCCATTATACTCCACAATACTGTGGTGGGTAGTCCAGCCGACTACAGGAGTCAGGATCTCGCCCTTGTAGGTGAATGGTCCGTATGGGCTGTCGCCTACTGCGTAGCAGAGATGATGTGTATCGCCTGTAGAGTAGCTGTAGTAATATTTTCCATTGTATTTATGCATCCAGCTGGCCTCGAAGAAACGACGGTGGTTGTCGCCTGCAGTGAGAGGCTTGCCGTTTTCGTCGAGGATGACGATCGGCTTAGGCTCCTCCGCAAACTGGAGCATGTCGTCTGAAAGACGGGCTACTCTCGGAGGGATTGCAGGCTCGTCATCGGCAGGGAACGTACTGCCTGTATCGAGGGCCTTGTTGTCACGGTAACGCTGGAGCTGGCCGCCCCATATACCTCCGAAGTAGAAATAATACTCTCCATTCTCCTCGAAAACGCAGACGTCGATAGAATAGCTACCGCGCATCGGGTCAGGCTGAGGCACGAACGGTCCGGTCGGAGAATCGCTGACAGCGACGCCGAAACGGAAGATGTCGGTCTTGTCCTTGAGCGGGAAATAGAGGTAGTATTTACCGTTCTTGCGGGCTACATCGCAGTCCCACAACTGGCGGCCGGCCCATTTGATGTCCTCGATCTTGAGAGCGACACCATGATCCTTTACCGGCGAAGTCATCGGATCCTTGCCTTCCAGCGAGAGGACATGGTAGTCCTTCATTGCGAAGTGGCTGCCGAAGTCGTCCTCAGGGATTCCGGACTCCCAGTCGTGGGATGGGTAGATGTAGAGTTTTCCATCAAACACATGGACTGACGGGTCAGCCATGTAATCGGATGGAAGAAGGTATCTTTTAGGGGTTTTAGTTGCCATATTATTTATAATCTTCAATTAACTGATTGACAAAAGGTTTTGCATTATATTCGCGGTCGAAGAGGAGCGGGTAGTCGGTTCCTCCCGGCACTACGAATCCGTTCTTCCACGAAGTAGCGTCGGTGATACCCCACGCGGTCACGCGAGTAATATGGTCGGCATACTCGATGAAGAGATCGGTAAATGCTCTCATGCGGGCGTTCCACTCAGCGGACACATCCTCAGGAAGACCGTCGGAATAAGGGCAGAGCCTTGCGAGGAGCTCCTGGCGGATAGCCTCTCTCTCCTCAGGCGCAGCAGTCCACATGCTCATGCGGAGGCGCTGGGTTTCGCCGACATCTGCAGACTGGGTCTCGGTCGGGTTCGCGCTCATGTCCCACTCCGTGATCATGACATCGACACCCTCGGCGATGAACGCGTCCATGGAGGCGCGGAATTCGTCGACAGTCGGATAGTCCATGCCCATATGGCCCTGCATGCCGACAGCATCGATGCGGAGGCCTCTCTCCTTGAGCTGGCGGATAAGGCGTACGACACCATTGCGACGGCCTTCGAGGTTCATGCCATAGTCATTGTAGTAGAGCTCGGCATCAGGGTCGGCCTCATGGGCGCACTGGAAGGCCCACGGAATGAATTCCTCTCCGAGGATCTGGTAGTAAAGGCTCTTGCGGTATGAGCCGTCTTCCATGATAGCTTCATTGACGACGTCCCAGCCTTTGAGCTTACCCTTATAACGGGTCATCACTGTAGTGATATGGTCTTTCATCCTCTGCTTGAGAAGTTCAGGGGATGCGAGTTCTCCCTTATCATCGAAGAACATCCAGCGTCCCGTCTGGGAATGCCATACGAGGCAGTGGCCTGTCATTGTAAGACCGGCTGCTTCGCCGTACTCCACGAACTTGTCTGCAAGCTCGAAGTTGTATTCATCTTCTTTCGGGTGCAGTTCCGCGTGCTTCATGCAGTTCTCCGGGACGATGGCATTGAAGTGCAGGGCTACGATAGAGTCCGCCTTCGGATCCTGGTGACGGATCTGCTGCTCGTTGAGAGCCGTTCCGACAAGGAACTTGTCCCCGAGGACGTCCTTAAGTCCTAGAGGGGCCTTAGGGGCGCATGCTGCAACTGCGAGGGCTGCGATTATGATGTATGCGTTCTTCATCTATTATAAGTTTAGTTCTTTTCTTCAATCTTTCTGCTCATCTCGTCAAGCTTCTCGTCGGTAAGAGGATACTTGTAGATGAGGTATCCGACAATTATGAGAAGGATTGCCGGAATTATGCAGGTAAACCAGAGAATGGCGTTCTGGGCTGTTGTTGAATACTCATTGAGCTTGACGTAGTAAGCATTGACCGGAGCGCTTATGAAGGAAGCGAGGAACACTACTACAAAGATGCCGAGCACAAGCTGAAGGCACTTGTTGGCCTTGAATTCCTTCCACATTTCGCCAAACGAAACCGGCTTTTCCGGAGTTGTCGTGATATTCTCCTTGCTGCCGAGGAAGCAGAGGGTAAGGAGGACGAATCCGACTATGGCGAAAATACATGTCACAGTAAACCATGCCTTAGGCGCCGTAGGAAGGGCGGACTGCTCGCTGGCGAGGTTGAAGCCGATCATTCCCATGACAAGAGGGGTGATCCAGCCGGCGATGGAGAAGCCAGCCTTGAATGCAACACCCGCGAGGGCATTGACAGTAGCGGCAGGTCTGTTGCCGGTACGGAACTCGGCTTCCGTGATCACTTCAGGGACGAGGGCCCACATAAGAGAACCTACGAGAAGTCCGACACCGGTCATCACCTTGGCGGTCTGGACGAGGGTATTGTTGCTTTCGACGTCAAAGAACTTGCCGATCACATACAGGGCGGCGAATCCGACGAAGCCGATGGAAAGAAGCATATAATAAAGGCCTTTCTTTCCGAGCCATCTCTTGAGCACAGGCAAGGAAGGAAGGATGACAAATGCAGGGATTGTACCGATGGCCATGAAAATAGCCTGGTTCCAGTCGATTGCAGTATGGGCAACCATGGCGAGTCCGATAGGGAAACCGGCCTGTACTACGATCTGGCCGATGTTGGCGCAGACCATTCGGGTTGAAGTAAGTATGAGGACTTCGTCGTTGTCGCGGGTCATACTTGCCATGATCGAGCCGTAAGGAATGTTTACGACTGAATATATCATGCTGAGCAGGGTGTAGCTGACAGTAGCATATATGATCTTCATGGTCATCGACCATGCTGCGGCCTGAGGAAGCATCAACAGACATGCTGCGATAGTAAGAGGAATTCCGCCGTAAAGAAGGTATGAGCGGTATTTGCCAAGTTTAGGATTCCTGTTGTCGATATATCGTCCTACGATCGGGCTCCAGAAACAGTCAATGAGACGGACAGAAAGAATCAGTCCGCTTACAAAGGCCGGATTAATCTTCAGAACCGTGGTAAGATAAAGCATCAGGTAGCATGCGACAGTCTGGAAAATCAGATTCTGCGCCAGGTCTCCCGACCCGAAGCCGATACGCTGCGCCCAGTTCAACTTGTAAAATCCTTTGGATTCGTTGTTTGCCATAAAAAAGCTTTAATTAGTTATACTATTTATTACTATCGAGTATTGTGTTAGATGTTCTAAGTCCAACTGTCTTTTTATCCTGAGGATGGATATCGTTCCACTCGCCGAGATCGCCGTTAGGAACGAGATATACTCCGTCCATGCGCTCCGCGGTCCTCTTCTGCTCCTTCTGCACCCTGTTCCAGCCGAAGTCGTTGTCGGTAAGTTCGGAATGCTCGAATGCCGCGAGTTCTATTATATAGAATTTGAGCGTAGGATTTCCCATTTCACTTCTCCACTCGGTAATCATCGTCTCGAGAAGGTTGCCGTAGTCGGCAGCGTTGAAGCAGTTGCTTTCGCCCTGGTACCAGATAACTCCGCTCGTCGGGAATTCCTTGATTGGAGCGATCATGGCGTTGAAAAGTCCTGCGGACTTGTACTGCAGGAACACTTCGCCAGGTCTTGGAGGCATGCGCCTTCCTGCCTTGTGACGCCATCCCTTCAGGAGGCTCTTTTCAGCAGCCCCCGTTTCAAGGGAGTAGCGCTTGCCCGGAACGAATGCCGGGACATTGCCATATGAGTAGAGATGTATTTCAATTTCGTTCGAGCCGGCCTTGAGTACACCTGCAGGCACTTTGTAGTTGCGCGGAGGGTACATGTAGGTAGTATTGCCGACAAATGTGCCGTTGACGAAGACTGAGTCAGCGTCGACGATAGCTCCGAGATGGAGTATCGCATCTCCTTCCGCCTCTTCCTCCGTCAAGTCGACAGTCCTGGTGAAGAAGTGGCTTCCGCAGATTGCCTGGCCTTTCTCGTCTTCAGCCCAGTCCACGGTGAATATGTCCACGTCCTCCCATTTCGCCTCAGTGTTGGCCGGAAGGGCGTTGTGAGCCGCCTGCCACTCGGTATAGAGGTTTGCGTTGAAATTCTTGATGCTGTCGAGATTATGCTCGTCCTTATAGAACTTCAGTTCTTCGAGAGCATATCCCGGAAGGCACTGCTCGCCTATCCAGGCCTCGATCGGAGAGCCGCCGACGGATGAATTGATCATTCCGACAGGAACACCGGTCGCAGCCTGAAGATAACGAGCCGTAAAGTAGAGGACAGCTCCCCATTCGGTAACTGCGCTGTCGGAAGATGCGACTTCCCAATTGGCGTAGCGGAGATCCTCTGCCGGTCCCTTGAATTCGTATGAGAGAGGGACCTTGATATATCTTATATTGTTATTGGAGTATCCCTTGACATCAGCGGCTACCGCGTCCATGCATCTTCTTACCGGAAGTTCCATGTTTGACTGGCCGGAACCTATATATACATCTCCGTAAAGGACGTCGCTGATGGTGAATTCTTCGAATCTGAGTTCATACGGACCGCCGGCAGGACGGGCGTCCATAAGGACTTTCCATTTTCCTTCCGAATCGGCTCTGGTTTCATAGTCTTTCTGGCTGTCTGCGGATACAAGGGAGAATCTCACTTTGGCTCCGGGACGGGCAGTACCCCATATAGGGACGGGAACGTCGCGCTGGAGTACCATCGAATCTCCAAAGATTGTCGCAGGGCATACGTTCGCCTCTTTCCGGCAGCCGGTCAAGGCTGCTGCCGCGATAATTGCGGCGGCTATAATCAAGTATGCGGATCTATACTTCATAACGTAGGTTTTAGCATTATTTCCCGATACAAAGGTATCAATTTTATATACCATAAACGTGTAACATTGTTTCAGTCTCTTGAAATTTTAGAACATTGTTGTCGTTGTTGTTACATTTTTTGTCAGAAATGCAACTTTTGGATAAAAACAATGGATGCCGGTTTGTTTCCGGCATCCATTACATATAAAGTATCAGTATTACCTCTTTG from Bacteroidales bacterium WCE2008 includes:
- a CDS encoding MFS/sugar transport protein, with amino-acid sequence MANNESKGFYKLNWAQRIGFGSGDLAQNLIFQTVACYLMLYLTTVLKINPAFVSGLILSVRLIDCFWSPIVGRYIDNRNPKLGKYRSYLLYGGIPLTIAACLLMLPQAAAWSMTMKIIYATVSYTLLSMIYSVVNIPYGSIMASMTRDNDEVLILTSTRMVCANIGQIVVQAGFPIGLAMVAHTAIDWNQAIFMAIGTIPAFVILPSLPVLKRWLGKKGLYYMLLSIGFVGFAALYVIGKFFDVESNNTLVQTAKVMTGVGLLVGSLMWALVPEVITEAEFRTGNRPAATVNALAGVAFKAGFSIAGWITPLVMGMIGFNLASEQSALPTAPKAWFTVTCIFAIVGFVLLTLCFLGSKENITTTPEKPVSFGEMWKEFKANKCLQLVLGIFVVVFLASFISAPVNAYYVKLNEYSTTAQNAILWFTCIIPAILLIIVGYLIYKYPLTDEKLDEMSRKIEEKN
- a CDS encoding sialate O-acetylesterase yields the protein MVYKIDTFVSGNNAKTYVMKYRSAYLIIAAAIIAAAALTGCRKEANVCPATIFGDSMVLQRDVPVPIWGTARPGAKVRFSLVSADSQKDYETRADSEGKWKVLMDARPAGGPYELRFEEFTISDVLYGDVYIGSGQSNMELPVRRCMDAVAADVKGYSNNNIRYIKVPLSYEFKGPAEDLRYANWEVASSDSAVTEWGAVLYFTARYLQAATGVPVGMINSSVGGSPIEAWIGEQCLPGYALEELKFYKDEHNLDSIKNFNANLYTEWQAAHNALPANTEAKWEDVDIFTVDWAEDEKGQAICGSHFFTRTVDLTEEEAEGDAILHLGAIVDADSVFVNGTFVGNTTYMYPPRNYKVPAGVLKAGSNEIEIHLYSYGNVPAFVPGKRYSLETGAAEKSLLKGWRHKAGRRMPPRPGEVFLQYKSAGLFNAMIAPIKEFPTSGVIWYQGESNCFNAADYGNLLETMITEWRSEMGNPTLKFYIIELAAFEHSELTDNDFGWNRVQKEQKRTAERMDGVYLVPNGDLGEWNDIHPQDKKTVGLRTSNTILDSNK
- a CDS encoding endo-1,4-beta-xylanase; this translates as MKNAYIIIAALAVAACAPKAPLGLKDVLGDKFLVGTALNEQQIRHQDPKADSIVALHFNAIVPENCMKHAELHPKEDEYNFELADKFVEYGEAAGLTMTGHCLVWHSQTGRWMFFDDKGELASPELLKQRMKDHITTVMTRYKGKLKGWDVVNEAIMEDGSYRKSLYYQILGEEFIPWAFQCAHEADPDAELYYNDYGMNLEGRRNGVVRLIRQLKERGLRIDAVGMQGHMGMDYPTVDEFRASMDAFIAEGVDVMITEWDMSANPTETQSADVGETQRLRMSMWTAAPEEREAIRQELLARLCPYSDGLPEDVSAEWNARMRAFTDLFIEYADHITRVTAWGITDATSWKNGFVVPGGTDYPLLFDREYNAKPFVNQLIEDYK